A stretch of the Sphingomonas sp. CL5.1 genome encodes the following:
- a CDS encoding IclR family transcriptional regulator encodes MVTDNPDRFPRAPVRALQLVELLARYADGITLSVASKELRIPKTSTLQLLRALIQSGYLVHADGRYRLGLLSRRLALLIERHTAVHGVRSVLEALREQIGESVSFCVLDRTGIWVEHVEVVQSEKVVRYVIAPGTRRPLYCSSPGQILLAWQAPADVDRYLSRVKLDRLTPNTIVSRDQLLARLRDVRNNGFVVIDSEMTPDVVGAAVPVFDADGQVLAALAMGAPQRRGASHIDEYVAALRRSAAQLSAV; translated from the coding sequence ATGGTGACTGACAATCCGGACCGTTTCCCGCGGGCGCCGGTTCGGGCACTACAATTGGTGGAACTCCTCGCGCGATATGCCGATGGCATCACGCTGAGCGTTGCCAGCAAGGAGCTGCGGATTCCCAAGACGAGCACGCTGCAGCTGCTGCGTGCCCTCATTCAGAGCGGCTATCTCGTGCATGCCGATGGGCGCTACCGCCTCGGACTGTTGAGCCGGCGATTGGCATTGCTTATCGAGCGGCACACCGCAGTGCATGGCGTCAGGTCTGTACTTGAGGCGCTGCGCGAGCAGATCGGCGAATCCGTGTCTTTCTGCGTGCTGGATCGCACCGGCATTTGGGTGGAACATGTCGAAGTCGTACAGAGCGAGAAAGTGGTCCGCTACGTCATCGCTCCCGGTACGAGGCGTCCACTATACTGTTCGTCACCGGGGCAGATCTTGCTCGCGTGGCAAGCGCCCGCCGACGTTGACCGCTATCTAAGCAGGGTGAAACTGGACCGCCTGACGCCCAACACCATCGTGTCGCGCGACCAATTGTTGGCACGTTTGAGAGATGTCCGTAACAATGGCTTTGTGGTGATCGACTCCGAGATGACTCCGGACGTCGTCGGCGCGGCGGTTCCCGTCTTTGATGCCGATGGTCAGGTCCTGGCTGCGCTGGCGATGGGCGCACCGCAACGGCGGGGGGCGTCCCACATCGACGAGTATGTGGCGGCTCTGCGCAGGAGTGCGGCGCAATTGTCAGCCGTGTAA
- a CDS encoding transposase domain-containing protein encodes MGELLLDSVWVPDAHFVEQVRCHRAEALRRHLLLAMCALAGTWRLNGIELEAWFSDVIERVGDHPINRNDDFLPWQWQAARREVHLEEAAGAPARSCE; translated from the coding sequence ATGGGCGAGCTGCTTCTCGATAGCGTCTGGGTTCCAGATGCCCATTTCGTTGAGCAGGTTCGCTGCCATCGCGCGGAAGCCTTGCGCCGTCATCTCCTCCTGGCTATGTGCGCGCTGGCTGGCACCTGGCGCCTCAACGGCATCGAGCTTGAGGCATGGTTCAGCGACGTCATCGAGCGCGTCGGCGACCATCCCATCAATCGGAACGATGACTTCCTGCCCTGGCAATGGCAGGCTGCACGCCGGGAAGTGCATCTGGAGGAAGCCGCGGGAGCACCGGCACGGTCGTGCGAATGA
- a CDS encoding efflux transporter outer membrane subunit, whose protein sequence is MTRYIIFLPLFLAGCTVGPDYGGPSPVANAERAGAQFRRADAAQTVPQPPLARWWTSLGDAQLTALIDRALAASPDIAIAEARVRKARATLREQRANQLPSLSATGTAIIAELPAGSLALPSQGQQSDRIKAEFYNVGLDASWEIDLFGGRRRAAQAASAQASAAQANLADAQVRLSAEVASNYITLRELQQRLILARRSTELLAQSLALLEQREQRGASSRDDVLRLRTELNRTRGDMLPVEGQIAVTLDQLALLTGDEPGTHDATLAVPAAIPMLPASVPIGDPAAMLRRRPDIRAAERQLAAATAQIGANVARQFPSISIMGIIGLGGPNIGDVLDTDNVSSLLLPRINWSFLDLGRNRARVDQSRADRDEAEAQYRKAVLAALTDAETSLSRFGNQRKNLLSAYRSAEGARQSADYAAQRFDRGAVPLTASLDAQRAALAAAQSSVVAQGELTRAFIALQKALGLGWGTPKSS, encoded by the coding sequence ATGACCCGATACATTATTTTTCTTCCGCTGTTCCTCGCCGGCTGCACCGTCGGACCCGACTATGGCGGTCCGAGCCCCGTCGCGAACGCCGAGCGCGCGGGAGCGCAGTTCCGGCGCGCCGACGCCGCGCAGACGGTCCCGCAGCCGCCGCTCGCCCGCTGGTGGACGTCGCTGGGAGATGCGCAACTGACCGCGCTGATCGACCGCGCGCTGGCCGCCAGTCCCGACATCGCGATCGCCGAGGCGCGGGTCCGAAAGGCACGCGCCACGCTGCGCGAGCAGCGTGCGAACCAGTTGCCCAGCTTATCGGCGACGGGAACTGCGATCATCGCCGAGCTGCCGGCGGGATCGCTGGCGTTGCCGTCGCAAGGCCAGCAGTCTGACCGGATCAAGGCAGAATTCTACAATGTGGGCCTCGACGCGTCTTGGGAGATCGACCTGTTCGGCGGCCGCCGACGGGCCGCCCAGGCTGCTTCCGCGCAGGCCAGCGCGGCGCAGGCGAATTTAGCCGACGCCCAAGTTCGGTTGTCGGCCGAAGTCGCTAGTAACTACATCACGCTTCGCGAGCTTCAGCAGAGATTGATTCTAGCCCGGCGCTCGACCGAGTTGCTTGCCCAGTCGCTTGCGTTGCTCGAGCAGCGCGAGCAACGCGGCGCGTCCTCCCGCGACGATGTCTTGCGGCTGCGGACAGAGTTGAATCGAACACGAGGCGACATGCTACCGGTCGAAGGGCAGATCGCCGTTACGCTTGACCAGCTGGCGCTGCTCACCGGCGATGAGCCTGGGACGCACGACGCGACCTTGGCGGTGCCCGCCGCGATCCCGATGCTCCCTGCAAGCGTGCCGATTGGCGATCCGGCGGCGATGCTGCGGCGGCGGCCTGACATCCGCGCGGCCGAGCGACAGCTCGCCGCCGCCACCGCCCAGATCGGCGCGAACGTCGCCCGCCAATTTCCGTCGATCAGCATCATGGGCATCATCGGACTCGGGGGTCCGAATATCGGCGACGTGCTCGACACAGACAACGTGTCCAGCCTCCTGCTCCCCAGGATCAACTGGAGCTTCCTCGATCTCGGGCGCAACCGCGCGCGGGTTGATCAATCCCGCGCCGATCGCGACGAAGCCGAGGCCCAGTATCGCAAAGCCGTGTTGGCCGCATTGACCGACGCTGAGACGAGTCTTTCCCGCTTTGGCAACCAGCGCAAGAATCTGCTGTCGGCCTACCGGAGCGCCGAAGGCGCGCGCCAGTCCGCCGATTATGCGGCGCAGCGGTTTGATCGCGGTGCCGTGCCGCTCACAGCGTCGCTCGATGCCCAGCGCGCAGCTTTAGCGGCGGCTCAGTCTTCGGTTGTAGCGCAAGGCGAGCTGACCCGGGCTTTCATCGCACTTCAAAAGGCGTTGGGACTGGGGTGGGGCACTCCGAAATCTTCGTAA
- a CDS encoding DHA2 family efflux MFS transporter permease subunit, with amino-acid sequence MASHGARARDWIAVAAGTIGSFMALLDISIVNAALPTIQGEIGASGTEGTWVATSYLVAEIVMIPLSPFLVRLFGLRNFLLGAAVSFTAFSVACGLSTTLPTMIAGRVGQGFTGGALIPTAMTIIATRLPPSQQPIGTAAFGGTAILGPVLGPIIGGWLTDNYSWHYAFFLNVPVCAGLAMLLLFGLDHERLRLNELRKADWLGIAGLVIGLGSLTVMLEEGQREMWFESAMIVKLAIATVFGFALITVGQVRAENPVLKLRLVFSRSFGSVFILSLVIGVVLYGVTFLIPQFLAINAGYSALQSGQVVFISGVPALFMMPFLPLAFKYLDVRVAVMVGMVLIGLSCAMDWHLTTQSSGGDMTYSQLVRGFGQIFAMMFLNQAAISAVAPEDAGDASALFNAGRNLGGSIGLALMATLQDRQTFIHFNRLGEMVSANSATTQEWFAHAMAGPAGEAGAYRQLAGQMLRQATVMAYNDLFFALGVAVAITTPLALFLRPIPSGTQMAMH; translated from the coding sequence ATGGCTTCTCATGGCGCTCGTGCGCGAGACTGGATCGCGGTGGCGGCAGGAACGATCGGGTCGTTCATGGCGCTGCTGGACATTTCGATCGTCAACGCCGCTTTGCCGACAATTCAAGGTGAGATCGGCGCGAGTGGTACAGAAGGCACTTGGGTCGCTACGTCTTATTTGGTCGCGGAGATCGTGATGATTCCGCTCAGCCCTTTCCTTGTCCGACTGTTCGGCCTGCGCAACTTCCTGCTCGGAGCCGCGGTGTCGTTCACCGCATTCTCGGTCGCCTGCGGCTTGTCGACGACCTTGCCGACGATGATCGCCGGTCGCGTCGGTCAAGGGTTTACGGGGGGCGCTCTGATTCCGACGGCGATGACGATCATCGCAACGCGCCTCCCGCCCTCACAGCAGCCGATTGGAACAGCGGCATTCGGCGGGACGGCAATCCTGGGGCCTGTGCTGGGGCCAATCATCGGCGGCTGGCTGACAGACAATTACAGTTGGCACTATGCTTTCTTTCTCAATGTGCCTGTCTGTGCCGGACTGGCGATGCTGCTTCTGTTTGGACTCGACCATGAGCGCCTCCGTCTCAACGAGCTGCGCAAGGCTGATTGGCTCGGGATCGCCGGGCTGGTGATCGGCCTGGGTTCGCTAACCGTGATGCTCGAAGAAGGGCAACGCGAGATGTGGTTCGAGTCAGCGATGATCGTGAAGCTCGCCATCGCGACGGTGTTCGGTTTCGCGCTGATCACGGTGGGACAGGTGCGCGCCGAAAACCCGGTGTTAAAGCTTAGGCTCGTCTTCAGTCGCTCGTTCGGCAGCGTTTTCATTCTCAGCCTGGTGATCGGCGTCGTGCTCTATGGCGTGACATTCCTGATCCCCCAGTTCCTCGCGATCAACGCCGGTTACAGCGCGCTGCAGTCGGGCCAAGTCGTCTTCATCTCCGGCGTTCCAGCGCTCTTCATGATGCCGTTCCTGCCTTTGGCGTTCAAATATCTCGACGTACGGGTTGCCGTGATGGTCGGCATGGTGCTGATCGGCCTTAGCTGCGCGATGGACTGGCATCTTACCACGCAATCATCGGGCGGCGACATGACCTATTCGCAGTTGGTGCGCGGGTTTGGCCAGATTTTCGCGATGATGTTCCTGAACCAGGCGGCGATCAGCGCCGTCGCGCCAGAAGATGCTGGCGACGCGTCCGCGCTGTTCAATGCGGGACGCAATCTCGGGGGATCGATCGGCCTGGCGCTAATGGCGACGCTCCAGGACCGCCAGACGTTCATCCATTTCAACCGGCTCGGCGAGATGGTGTCGGCCAATTCCGCGACGACGCAGGAATGGTTTGCGCACGCCATGGCGGGTCCGGCCGGTGAAGCCGGTGCCTATCGGCAGCTGGCCGGTCAGATGCTCCGGCAGGCGACAGTCATGGCCTATAACGACCTTTTCTTCGCGCTCGGAGTCGCAGTCGCAATCACGACCCCGCTGGCGTTGTTTCTCCGCCCAATTCCCTCCGGCACGCAAATGGCGATGCACTGA
- a CDS encoding HlyD family secretion protein — translation MAVEHPKTDAADSRDEGRGQKGHAGESGDGDTDVGKPGLLTRYPIIRVVLVATLVAGILAAGLWYLDYEQTGQYRQSTNNAYVRADFVTISPKLGGYIERVLVSDNQPVRKGQLLAVLDPRDFRSGVAEAQAQVSAAEAGIRTARRTLDEQRASIAQANAQVASAAAAAAAAANEVRRYEPLAQSGAESRERLAALVLDRDRSFANLRAQRAAAVAARRMLATQDARIGQALAQRGAAEAQLSRASIDLGSIEIRSSIDGVVADKAVRAGQFVQPGTRLMSIVPTDQIYVQANFKETQVALMRVGQPVTIKVDALDGAELRGRVASFSPGTGAQFSLLPPENATGNFTKIVQRVPVRINIEAGPEARKVLRPGLSVEVTVDTVGAKGSRQRIEEESDRLTRGGARAQQ, via the coding sequence ATGGCGGTTGAGCATCCGAAGACTGACGCGGCGGACAGTCGCGACGAAGGTCGGGGGCAGAAAGGTCATGCGGGAGAATCGGGTGATGGCGATACCGACGTGGGCAAGCCTGGCCTGCTCACGCGTTATCCAATCATTCGCGTCGTGCTCGTAGCCACTCTGGTAGCGGGCATCTTAGCAGCCGGCCTGTGGTATCTGGATTACGAGCAGACGGGGCAATACCGCCAATCGACCAACAATGCGTATGTCCGCGCTGACTTCGTGACGATATCGCCGAAGCTTGGCGGCTATATTGAGCGTGTGTTGGTTAGCGACAACCAGCCGGTGCGCAAAGGCCAGCTACTGGCAGTCCTCGACCCGCGCGACTTCCGCTCCGGTGTTGCCGAGGCGCAGGCCCAGGTCTCGGCTGCCGAAGCAGGTATTCGCACCGCGCGGCGTACCTTAGACGAGCAGCGTGCGTCGATCGCTCAGGCGAACGCCCAGGTGGCAAGCGCCGCTGCCGCCGCCGCCGCTGCAGCGAACGAGGTGCGCCGCTATGAGCCACTTGCCCAGTCCGGCGCTGAATCGCGCGAACGTCTGGCGGCGCTTGTCTTAGATCGCGACCGGTCATTCGCAAATCTGCGGGCACAACGCGCCGCCGCCGTCGCTGCACGCCGTATGCTGGCCACTCAAGACGCGCGTATCGGTCAGGCGCTGGCACAGCGTGGGGCGGCCGAGGCGCAGCTCTCGCGAGCCTCAATCGACCTCGGATCGATTGAGATACGCAGCAGCATCGATGGCGTTGTCGCGGACAAGGCGGTGCGTGCCGGCCAGTTCGTTCAACCGGGAACCCGGCTGATGTCGATCGTGCCGACCGATCAGATCTACGTGCAGGCAAACTTCAAGGAGACACAGGTTGCGCTCATGCGGGTCGGCCAGCCAGTGACGATCAAGGTCGATGCGCTCGATGGTGCCGAGTTGCGTGGCAGGGTCGCGAGTTTCTCTCCGGGCACCGGCGCGCAATTCTCCCTGCTGCCCCCCGAGAACGCAACGGGGAACTTCACCAAGATCGTTCAGCGAGTGCCCGTGCGGATCAACATCGAGGCAGGGCCGGAGGCGCGAAAGGTGCTGCGGCCGGGTCTGTCGGTCGAAGTCACCGTTGACACGGTTGGGGCAAAGGGAAGCAGGCAGCGAATCGAGGAGGAAAGCGACCGGCTGACGCGCGGTGGGGCGAGGGCGCAGCAGTGA
- a CDS encoding TetR/AcrR family transcriptional regulator: MTVQMVVAEAGIGYATFFRHFASIDALLMAVSETMIGEIVERIGPALASGDQDALLKAAATYIAEQRRPIAAILIGGGERTRKAITAQAIARAEHVPLVLDPGLPPALAVTHLVGSAIDVVAWWVINGDGHDAERLVEMLRRLALAPVTASEPASR; this comes from the coding sequence GTGACCGTGCAGATGGTCGTCGCCGAAGCCGGCATCGGCTACGCCACGTTCTTCCGGCACTTCGCCTCGATCGATGCGCTGCTGATGGCTGTTTCGGAAACCATGATCGGCGAGATTGTTGAGCGGATCGGGCCGGCACTGGCTTCGGGCGATCAGGACGCGCTACTGAAAGCGGCTGCCACATATATCGCCGAGCAACGACGGCCGATTGCTGCAATTTTGATCGGCGGCGGCGAGCGCACACGGAAAGCAATCACTGCGCAGGCGATCGCCCGCGCCGAACACGTGCCCCTTGTGCTGGATCCTGGGCTACCGCCCGCGCTTGCCGTGACTCACCTGGTCGGCAGTGCGATCGACGTCGTGGCCTGGTGGGTGATCAATGGCGACGGCCACGACGCGGAGCGGCTTGTCGAAATGCTGCGGCGCCTCGCGCTCGCCCCCGTCACGGCAAGCGAACCGGCATCACGCTGA
- a CDS encoding PaaI family thioesterase, which yields MATIIASSAFGAKLGEMIEVTQDGLTWTLSPRPDLIGNPLLPALHGGAATAFLELACGAIVAHSLDREVLPRLISVNVQFLAPMRLRDITTQPTILRTGRRIAVVHADAWQEDFSSPVCAAQCEFALSA from the coding sequence TTGGCCACGATCATCGCGTCATCGGCCTTCGGCGCAAAGTTGGGCGAGATGATCGAGGTCACGCAAGACGGCTTGACGTGGACCCTGTCTCCACGCCCCGATCTGATCGGCAATCCGCTCCTTCCCGCCCTCCATGGCGGCGCGGCAACGGCGTTCCTTGAACTGGCGTGCGGAGCCATTGTAGCCCATAGCCTCGACCGTGAAGTCCTGCCGCGGCTCATCAGTGTCAACGTACAGTTTCTGGCCCCGATGCGCTTGCGGGATATTACCACCCAACCGACAATCCTCCGCACGGGAAGACGCATCGCCGTTGTCCACGCTGACGCTTGGCAGGAAGATTTCAGTTCGCCCGTCTGCGCCGCCCAGTGCGAGTTCGCTCTGTCAGCGTGA
- a CDS encoding PaaI family thioesterase, translating into MLKIDVRDGLRGYMLSVLSEAGMVAIPWSAALEIEFLSSGDGLAALRMPWRKDLSDQDGGAASGAVASLIDHGCGAAVMSKLARPVLISTLNLKIDHIRPSASKCPVTVWAHCYRLTSDRAFVRAEVWEQDAADVFASAQGVFSINRPITA; encoded by the coding sequence ATGCTGAAAATTGACGTGCGCGACGGATTGCGGGGGTATATGTTGTCTGTGCTGTCAGAAGCCGGTATGGTCGCTATCCCTTGGAGTGCCGCACTGGAAATCGAGTTTCTGTCGTCGGGTGACGGCCTGGCAGCACTTCGGATGCCCTGGCGCAAGGACTTGTCGGACCAAGACGGAGGAGCGGCGAGCGGCGCGGTGGCAAGCCTGATCGACCACGGATGCGGCGCTGCCGTCATGTCCAAGCTTGCACGACCGGTCTTGATCTCGACCTTGAATCTAAAGATCGATCACATTCGCCCGTCGGCCTCAAAGTGCCCGGTGACGGTATGGGCCCACTGTTACCGACTTACGAGCGACAGGGCGTTTGTGCGTGCAGAAGTGTGGGAGCAGGATGCGGCAGATGTGTTCGCCTCAGCGCAGGGTGTATTCTCGATCAACCGGCCGATAACGGCGTGA
- a CDS encoding MlaD family protein, producing the protein METTSNRLLVFAAVGVLLLSLVTFSIWLHSASNPTGRDYLIRFKDSVSGIRIGSSVSYSGVPVGSVTSVRLTVNDPSTVLVTIRLDPEVPILHGVTASISRSLVGGGAAISLDGSLKGASTIVAVNGEALPVIPAKNGGLLGSGGDPMAMVEKISRTIDKVSTNFDARGQQRARDRLAALADSSSAWSSRAARISDSLTGARGRILRVGTSIASAGEGADRLRAKINGQQGDAFSSADEKLRRVQRGIVAFDRSVSAARPSIRAIDAKGKAITGRVRSVRAKTRGIADQAEQIDRIGLQVGAPRLPDYKRGKRSVRPPSAPPPTQ; encoded by the coding sequence ATGGAGACCACTTCAAACCGACTGCTCGTATTCGCTGCCGTCGGCGTCCTCCTTCTATCGCTCGTTACGTTCTCGATATGGCTGCACTCTGCAAGCAATCCGACGGGTCGCGACTACCTTATTAGGTTCAAAGATAGCGTCTCCGGCATCCGTATAGGTTCTTCGGTCAGCTATTCGGGGGTGCCGGTCGGCTCGGTCACCTCTGTGCGCCTGACCGTGAACGATCCCTCGACGGTATTGGTCACCATCCGACTCGATCCTGAAGTTCCGATCCTGCACGGCGTAACGGCATCGATATCGCGTTCGCTCGTCGGGGGCGGGGCCGCCATCAGCCTCGATGGATCGCTGAAAGGAGCGTCAACAATCGTTGCGGTCAACGGCGAAGCGCTTCCCGTCATCCCGGCCAAAAACGGCGGCCTCCTCGGATCGGGAGGAGACCCGATGGCAATGGTCGAAAAGATCAGCCGCACTATCGACAAGGTGTCGACCAATTTCGACGCCCGCGGGCAGCAGCGTGCGCGCGATCGGCTCGCAGCGCTGGCCGATAGCTCGTCGGCATGGTCCAGCCGTGCCGCGCGCATTTCCGATTCGCTAACGGGCGCGCGCGGGAGGATATTGCGTGTCGGCACCTCCATCGCCAGCGCAGGGGAAGGAGCGGACCGATTAAGAGCAAAGATCAACGGGCAGCAAGGCGACGCGTTCAGTTCGGCCGATGAAAAGTTGCGCAGGGTGCAGCGCGGTATCGTGGCATTTGACCGCAGTGTCAGCGCCGCGCGGCCCTCGATCCGAGCGATCGACGCAAAGGGCAAGGCTATTACCGGCCGGGTTCGCTCGGTTCGCGCGAAGACGCGCGGCATCGCCGATCAGGCGGAACAGATCGATCGGATAGGCCTTCAGGTAGGTGCGCCCAGGCTTCCGGACTACAAGCGCGGGAAAAGAAGTGTCAGACCGCCCAGCGCCCCGCCGCCCACCCAATAA
- a CDS encoding IS110 family transposase, producing MPHSVGLDVSQKTTAICVVDSEGRRIWRGSCPTDPCSISKLISRYAGADAKLGVETGAMTPWLVHGLRAAGPDVAVLDARRVKAALQMRLNKTDQNDAEGLAQVVRTGWYRSVHVKSLDAHQARSLLGARAQLVGMRTRLSNMVRGVLKTFGLLPGADRGLRFDRRVEAMVEDTPDVALIVRPLLATWRQLREQIAVFDAAVQRRVKADATCRLLMTVPGIGALSALAFVSTIEDPARFSRSRSVGAHLGLTPRRYQSGEIDRSGRISGCGDVLARTLMYEAAIVILHRVKRALHLKDWALAIAERAGPGKARVALARKLSVILHSVWRSGEPFRWEPVPSAA from the coding sequence ATGCCACACTCAGTAGGTTTGGACGTATCACAGAAGACCACGGCGATCTGCGTGGTCGATAGCGAAGGGCGGCGGATCTGGAGAGGAAGCTGCCCAACTGACCCTTGTTCGATCTCGAAACTCATCTCCAGGTATGCTGGCGCTGACGCGAAGTTGGGTGTCGAGACCGGAGCGATGACACCGTGGCTTGTGCACGGCCTGCGTGCTGCTGGTCCCGATGTCGCGGTCCTTGACGCCCGCCGGGTGAAAGCAGCGCTGCAAATGAGGTTGAACAAGACCGACCAAAATGACGCGGAAGGGCTGGCGCAGGTGGTACGGACAGGCTGGTACCGCTCCGTCCACGTCAAGTCGTTGGATGCTCACCAAGCACGATCCCTTCTCGGCGCGCGAGCCCAACTCGTTGGAATGCGGACGCGCCTCTCCAACATGGTGCGCGGCGTGCTCAAGACATTCGGCCTGCTGCCGGGTGCTGACCGCGGGCTCAGGTTCGATCGCCGCGTCGAAGCAATGGTCGAGGATACGCCGGACGTCGCGTTGATCGTGCGACCGCTCCTTGCCACCTGGAGACAGCTTCGCGAACAGATTGCCGTCTTCGACGCGGCCGTTCAGCGCCGGGTGAAGGCAGACGCGACCTGCAGATTGCTGATGACAGTTCCGGGCATCGGCGCCCTGTCGGCGCTCGCATTCGTCAGCACGATCGAAGATCCAGCACGTTTCTCTCGCTCGAGATCCGTCGGAGCGCATCTCGGCCTGACGCCGCGGCGTTACCAGTCAGGTGAGATCGACCGTAGCGGGCGCATTTCTGGATGCGGCGACGTCCTCGCGCGAACGCTCATGTACGAGGCCGCCATCGTGATCCTCCATCGAGTGAAACGAGCGCTGCACCTGAAGGACTGGGCTCTGGCGATCGCCGAGCGAGCCGGACCAGGCAAGGCGAGGGTCGCGCTGGCGCGGAAACTGTCGGTGATCCTGCACAGCGTGTGGCGCTCGGGTGAGCCGTTCCGCTGGGAGCCAGTCCCTTCCGCAGCCTAA
- a CDS encoding IS110 family transposase yields the protein MLTKEPRLENRGLRFDRRVEAMVEDTPDVALIVRPLLATWRQLREQIAVFDAAVQRRVKADATCRLLMTVPGIGALSALAFVSTIEDPARFSRSRSVGAHLGLTPRRYQSGEIDRSGRISGCGDVLARTLMYEAAIVILHRVKRALHLKDWALAIAERAGPGKARVALARKLSVILHSVWRSGEPFRWEPVPSAA from the coding sequence ATGTTGACCAAGGAGCCACGATTAGAGAACCGCGGGCTCAGGTTCGATCGCCGCGTCGAAGCAATGGTCGAGGATACGCCGGACGTCGCGTTGATCGTGCGACCGCTCCTTGCCACCTGGAGACAGCTTCGCGAACAGATTGCCGTCTTCGACGCGGCCGTTCAGCGCCGGGTGAAGGCAGACGCGACCTGCAGATTGCTGATGACAGTTCCGGGCATCGGCGCCCTGTCGGCGCTCGCATTCGTCAGCACGATCGAAGATCCAGCACGTTTCTCTCGCTCGAGATCCGTCGGAGCGCATCTCGGCCTGACGCCGCGGCGTTACCAGTCAGGTGAGATCGACCGTAGCGGGCGCATTTCTGGATGCGGCGACGTCCTCGCGCGAACGCTCATGTACGAGGCCGCCATCGTGATCCTCCATCGAGTGAAACGAGCGCTGCACCTGAAGGACTGGGCTCTGGCGATCGCCGAGCGAGCCGGACCAGGCAAGGCGAGGGTCGCGCTGGCGCGGAAACTGTCGGTGATCCTGCACAGCGTGTGGCGCTCGGGTGAGCCGTTCCGCTGGGAGCCAGTCCCTTCCGCAGCCTAA
- a CDS encoding TetR/AcrR family transcriptional regulator translates to MKRVVLWRETVLRDANEERPKRARKMGRPTIVEAARLAPHILRSARDVFFERGFDGASSDMIAERARISKRTLYARFGSKARVFEAVILDEIDTQLRALEPTIDDQLDVAVRLKSIADVLLAWLLTTRIASMERVVIAQAVRFPALAANIHDFGFQRAVQWVASILAHAAAKGEITVSDPVFAAEQFVTLVVVAPMRRSALGLAPAAYDAAAKDRVSRGIDLFLTGCRPGTPADDGA, encoded by the coding sequence ATGAAGCGAGTAGTGCTGTGGCGGGAGACGGTGTTGAGAGACGCAAACGAGGAGCGCCCGAAGCGCGCGCGAAAAATGGGGCGGCCCACGATCGTTGAAGCCGCCCGTCTCGCGCCTCACATACTCAGAAGCGCGCGTGACGTCTTTTTCGAGCGCGGGTTCGACGGAGCAAGTTCGGACATGATTGCCGAACGGGCCCGGATTTCGAAGCGAACGCTCTATGCGCGTTTCGGCAGCAAGGCGCGCGTGTTCGAAGCGGTGATCCTCGACGAAATCGACACCCAATTGCGCGCACTGGAGCCGACGATCGACGATCAACTCGATGTCGCCGTGAGGCTCAAGTCGATCGCGGACGTATTGCTGGCATGGTTGTTGACCACGCGAATCGCGTCGATGGAACGGGTCGTCATTGCCCAGGCCGTGCGCTTTCCCGCGCTCGCGGCGAACATCCATGATTTCGGATTTCAGCGCGCCGTTCAATGGGTCGCAAGCATCCTCGCGCATGCAGCGGCGAAGGGCGAAATAACCGTGTCCGACCCGGTCTTCGCCGCCGAACAGTTCGTCACGCTCGTCGTGGTCGCGCCCATGCGGCGGTCGGCGCTGGGCCTCGCGCCAGCGGCGTACGATGCAGCGGCAAAGGACCGCGTCAGTCGCGGCATCGACCTGTTCCTGACCGGCTGTCGGCCCGGCACCCCGGCCGACGATGGCGCGTAA